The following are from one region of the Quercus robur chromosome 1, dhQueRobu3.1, whole genome shotgun sequence genome:
- the LOC126723678 gene encoding uncharacterized protein LOC126723678 isoform X1: MERKEDQQEEEEDIVCLDESFFINDNYQLTTFTFGSQVIQLFCLHSASTDFDLTGQLVWPGAMLLNDYLSKNDEMLQGCSAIELGSGVGITGILCSRFCRDFVLTDHNDEVLKILKKNVDLHASSENPNDCAGLVAEKLEWGNSDQINQILQKYSGGFDLVLGADICFQQSSIPLLFDTVKQLLQIRGKGKCKFILAYVSRAKTMDSLVISEATRYGMHISEVSGTRSIVGNLDGVIFEVTLQ, encoded by the exons atggaaagaaaagaagaccaacaagaagaagaagaagacatagTTTGCTTGGATGAATCTTTTTTCATCAATGACAA TTACCAGCTCACCACATTCACATTTGGGTCTCAAGTTATTCAGCTCTTTTGTCTCCATTCTGCTTCCA CTGATTTTGATCTGACAGGACAGTTGGTCTGGCCTGGGGCCATGCTGTTGAATGATTACCTTTCAAAGAATGATGAGATGCTACAAGGATGTTCTGCTATTGAATTGGGCTCTGGTGTTG GGATTACTGGAATACTTTGCAGTAGATTTTGCCGTGATTTTGTGTTGACTGACCATAATGATGAAGTCCTCAAG atattgaagaaaaatgtaGATCTGCATGCATCTTCTGAAAATCCAAATGATTGTGCTG GATTAGTAGCTGAGAAGCTAGAATGGGGAAATTCTGACCAGATTaaccaaattttacaaaaatattctGGAGGGTTTGATTTAGTTCTTGGAGCTGACATTT GCTTTCAGCAGTCCAGCATTCCTTTGCTTTTTGACACTGTGAAACAGCTTCTTCAAATAAGAGGAAAAGGAAAGTGCAAATTCATACTTGCCTATGTATCCCGAGCTAAGAC TATGGATTCATTGGTTATTAGTGAAGCTACCCGGTATGGGATGCACATAAGTGAAGTATCCGGGACTCGAAGCATTGTTGGAAATCTTGATGGAGTCATCTTTGAGGTTACCCTTCAATAA
- the LOC126723678 gene encoding uncharacterized protein LOC126723678 isoform X2 encodes MERKEDQQEEEEDIVCLDESFFINDNYQLTTFTFGSQVIQLFCLHSASRQLVWPGAMLLNDYLSKNDEMLQGCSAIELGSGVGITGILCSRFCRDFVLTDHNDEVLKILKKNVDLHASSENPNDCAGLVAEKLEWGNSDQINQILQKYSGGFDLVLGADICFQQSSIPLLFDTVKQLLQIRGKGKCKFILAYVSRAKTMDSLVISEATRYGMHISEVSGTRSIVGNLDGVIFEVTLQ; translated from the exons atggaaagaaaagaagaccaacaagaagaagaagaagacatagTTTGCTTGGATGAATCTTTTTTCATCAATGACAA TTACCAGCTCACCACATTCACATTTGGGTCTCAAGTTATTCAGCTCTTTTGTCTCCATTCTGCTTCCA GACAGTTGGTCTGGCCTGGGGCCATGCTGTTGAATGATTACCTTTCAAAGAATGATGAGATGCTACAAGGATGTTCTGCTATTGAATTGGGCTCTGGTGTTG GGATTACTGGAATACTTTGCAGTAGATTTTGCCGTGATTTTGTGTTGACTGACCATAATGATGAAGTCCTCAAG atattgaagaaaaatgtaGATCTGCATGCATCTTCTGAAAATCCAAATGATTGTGCTG GATTAGTAGCTGAGAAGCTAGAATGGGGAAATTCTGACCAGATTaaccaaattttacaaaaatattctGGAGGGTTTGATTTAGTTCTTGGAGCTGACATTT GCTTTCAGCAGTCCAGCATTCCTTTGCTTTTTGACACTGTGAAACAGCTTCTTCAAATAAGAGGAAAAGGAAAGTGCAAATTCATACTTGCCTATGTATCCCGAGCTAAGAC TATGGATTCATTGGTTATTAGTGAAGCTACCCGGTATGGGATGCACATAAGTGAAGTATCCGGGACTCGAAGCATTGTTGGAAATCTTGATGGAGTCATCTTTGAGGTTACCCTTCAATAA
- the LOC126723678 gene encoding uncharacterized protein LOC126723678 isoform X3: MRADFDLTGQLVWPGAMLLNDYLSKNDEMLQGCSAIELGSGVGITGILCSRFCRDFVLTDHNDEVLKILKKNVDLHASSENPNDCAGLVAEKLEWGNSDQINQILQKYSGGFDLVLGADICFQQSSIPLLFDTVKQLLQIRGKGKCKFILAYVSRAKTMDSLVISEATRYGMHISEVSGTRSIVGNLDGVIFEVTLQ, translated from the exons ATGAGAG CTGATTTTGATCTGACAGGACAGTTGGTCTGGCCTGGGGCCATGCTGTTGAATGATTACCTTTCAAAGAATGATGAGATGCTACAAGGATGTTCTGCTATTGAATTGGGCTCTGGTGTTG GGATTACTGGAATACTTTGCAGTAGATTTTGCCGTGATTTTGTGTTGACTGACCATAATGATGAAGTCCTCAAG atattgaagaaaaatgtaGATCTGCATGCATCTTCTGAAAATCCAAATGATTGTGCTG GATTAGTAGCTGAGAAGCTAGAATGGGGAAATTCTGACCAGATTaaccaaattttacaaaaatattctGGAGGGTTTGATTTAGTTCTTGGAGCTGACATTT GCTTTCAGCAGTCCAGCATTCCTTTGCTTTTTGACACTGTGAAACAGCTTCTTCAAATAAGAGGAAAAGGAAAGTGCAAATTCATACTTGCCTATGTATCCCGAGCTAAGAC TATGGATTCATTGGTTATTAGTGAAGCTACCCGGTATGGGATGCACATAAGTGAAGTATCCGGGACTCGAAGCATTGTTGGAAATCTTGATGGAGTCATCTTTGAGGTTACCCTTCAATAA
- the LOC126723684 gene encoding Holliday junction resolvase MOC1, chloroplastic isoform X1 yields the protein MEALQFHFQISPHHHQQLNQPNFFMNSHPLSLSSKLLKPTANRFFFSTSSSLTSLTNSDHKTPPPKTQKPALSTNVSRVRAVKTSQAHEHAQLKENWLDSLTCPLNANGASTPTNVTASNWVIGVDPDIHGALALLNFNTLHSSISSAQVFDSPHLPVLVSKRVRRRLDAKSIVQLLRSVDAPIGTTAYIEQSIPYPQDGKQGWWSGGFGYGLWIGVLVASGFSVVPVPSTSWKKEFELTGKSSTKDDSRRVASELFPSLSPLLKRKKDHGRAEALLIAAYGKGLKNLNPSCMSEELVP from the exons ATGGAAGCCCTCCAATTTCACTTCCAAATCAGCCCACACCATCATCAACAACTAAACCAACCCAATTTCTTCATGAACTCACACCCACTCTCACTCTCCTCCAAGCTTCTCAAACCCACAGCAAACCGTTTCTTCTTCTCTACCTCTTCTTCTCTAACATCCTTAACAAACTCAGACCACAAAACCCCACctccaaaaactcaaaaaccagCGCTTTCAACCAACGTTTCTAGAGTTAGAGCTGTGAAGACCTCCCAAGCCCATGAACATGCCCAACTGAAGGAGAACTGGTTGGACTCCCTCACTTGCCCATTGAATGCAAATGGGGCCTCCACTCCCACCAATGTCACAGCTTCCAACTGGGTTATCGGTGTCGACCCGGATATTCATGGCGCTTTGGCTCTCTTGAACTTCAACACCCTCCATTCCTCCATTTCTTCTGCTCAG GTTTTTGATTCTCCACACTTGCCAGTACTGGTTAGCAAAAGAGTTCGACGACGTTTAGATGCCAAGTCAATTGTTCAGTTGCTTCGCAGTGTTGATGCTCCCATAG GAACTACTGCATATATAGAACAATCAATCCCATATCCACAGGATGGAAAACAG GGGTGGTGGAGTGGAGGATTTGGGTATGGATTGTGGATTGGGGTCTTAGTTGCCTCAGGATTTTCTGTTGTTCCAGTTCCATCTACATCATGGAAAAAGGAATTTGAACTCACTGGAAAGAGCTCTACTAAG GATGATAGCCGGAGAGTTGCATCTGAATTATTTCCATCGTTAAGTCCGctactgaaaagaaaaaaggatcaTG GAAGGGCTGAGGCTCTACTCATTGCTGCCTATGGCAAGGGCTTGAAGAATTTAAACCCATCTTGCATGTCAGAGGAATTGGTCCCTTGA
- the LOC126723684 gene encoding Holliday junction resolvase MOC1, chloroplastic isoform X3 produces MEALQFHFQISPHHHQQLNQPNFFMNSHPLSLSSKLLKPTANRFFFSTSSSLTSLTNSDHKTPPPKTQKPALSTNVSRVRAVKTSQAHEHAQLKENWLDSLTCPLNANGASTPTNVTASNWVIGVDPDIHGALALLNFNTLHSSISSAQVFDSPHLPVLVSKRVRRRLDAKSIVQLLRSVDAPIGTTAYIEQSIPYPQDGKQGWWSGGFGYGLWIGVLVASGFSVVPVPSTSWKKEFELTGKSSTKVGLRLYSLLPMARA; encoded by the exons ATGGAAGCCCTCCAATTTCACTTCCAAATCAGCCCACACCATCATCAACAACTAAACCAACCCAATTTCTTCATGAACTCACACCCACTCTCACTCTCCTCCAAGCTTCTCAAACCCACAGCAAACCGTTTCTTCTTCTCTACCTCTTCTTCTCTAACATCCTTAACAAACTCAGACCACAAAACCCCACctccaaaaactcaaaaaccagCGCTTTCAACCAACGTTTCTAGAGTTAGAGCTGTGAAGACCTCCCAAGCCCATGAACATGCCCAACTGAAGGAGAACTGGTTGGACTCCCTCACTTGCCCATTGAATGCAAATGGGGCCTCCACTCCCACCAATGTCACAGCTTCCAACTGGGTTATCGGTGTCGACCCGGATATTCATGGCGCTTTGGCTCTCTTGAACTTCAACACCCTCCATTCCTCCATTTCTTCTGCTCAG GTTTTTGATTCTCCACACTTGCCAGTACTGGTTAGCAAAAGAGTTCGACGACGTTTAGATGCCAAGTCAATTGTTCAGTTGCTTCGCAGTGTTGATGCTCCCATAG GAACTACTGCATATATAGAACAATCAATCCCATATCCACAGGATGGAAAACAG GGGTGGTGGAGTGGAGGATTTGGGTATGGATTGTGGATTGGGGTCTTAGTTGCCTCAGGATTTTCTGTTGTTCCAGTTCCATCTACATCATGGAAAAAGGAATTTGAACTCACTGGAAAGAGCTCTACTAAGGTTG GGCTGAGGCTCTACTCATTGCTGCCTATGGCAAGGGCTTGA
- the LOC126723684 gene encoding Holliday junction resolvase MOC1, chloroplastic isoform X2 — translation MEALQFHFQISPHHHQQLNQPNFFMNSHPLSLSSKLLKPTANRFFFSTSSSLTSLTNSDHKTPPPKTQKPALSTNVSRVRAVKTSQAHEHAQLKENWLDSLTCPLNANGASTPTNVTASNWVIGVDPDIHGALALLNFNTLHSSISSAQVFDSPHLPVLVSKRVRRRLDAKSIVQLLRSVDAPIGTTAYIEQSIPYPQDGKQGWWSGGFGYGLWIGVLVASGFSVVPVPSTSWKKEFELTGKSSTKEGLRLYSLLPMARA, via the exons ATGGAAGCCCTCCAATTTCACTTCCAAATCAGCCCACACCATCATCAACAACTAAACCAACCCAATTTCTTCATGAACTCACACCCACTCTCACTCTCCTCCAAGCTTCTCAAACCCACAGCAAACCGTTTCTTCTTCTCTACCTCTTCTTCTCTAACATCCTTAACAAACTCAGACCACAAAACCCCACctccaaaaactcaaaaaccagCGCTTTCAACCAACGTTTCTAGAGTTAGAGCTGTGAAGACCTCCCAAGCCCATGAACATGCCCAACTGAAGGAGAACTGGTTGGACTCCCTCACTTGCCCATTGAATGCAAATGGGGCCTCCACTCCCACCAATGTCACAGCTTCCAACTGGGTTATCGGTGTCGACCCGGATATTCATGGCGCTTTGGCTCTCTTGAACTTCAACACCCTCCATTCCTCCATTTCTTCTGCTCAG GTTTTTGATTCTCCACACTTGCCAGTACTGGTTAGCAAAAGAGTTCGACGACGTTTAGATGCCAAGTCAATTGTTCAGTTGCTTCGCAGTGTTGATGCTCCCATAG GAACTACTGCATATATAGAACAATCAATCCCATATCCACAGGATGGAAAACAG GGGTGGTGGAGTGGAGGATTTGGGTATGGATTGTGGATTGGGGTCTTAGTTGCCTCAGGATTTTCTGTTGTTCCAGTTCCATCTACATCATGGAAAAAGGAATTTGAACTCACTGGAAAGAGCTCTACTAAG GAAGGGCTGAGGCTCTACTCATTGCTGCCTATGGCAAGGGCTTGA
- the LOC126725365 gene encoding uncharacterized protein LOC126725365: MEIPNQFSYVSAPTSPSRFNIENMNFYSMPTSPTRGLSSAQLGFAIEPTTPTYEDAKSSFDDFEFDTSGRFSLISNNTETYQNFENPLEHQLQQQKQERQSEDSLSLPTMAFADELFSDGKVLPQSPLKLPPRLQNVNNKSGNQSPAGSPPRSPGSGIKLSFSRRSKWNDDFDPFMVALENVREEKRGKTQGHNNRRARSLSPLRAARPQESNYSTGSIHHQDKKLGPQIPMEHESNGSACATLNNPHEPIEQVGPSPKKLAEPKGLSFARQVRLVKMDHEIPSKPNMTTPSGPTVEAEESGKEIGGSFTRENKRQKIKKFLFRSASVREQNVAQCNEDKKVAKVAKMTVIQYRPRLLLCMGFGAKYVE, encoded by the coding sequence ATGGAGATCCCAAATCAATTCTCTTATGTGAGTGCACCCACTAGTCCAAGTAGATTCAACATAGAGAACATGAACTTCTATAGTATGCCAACTAGTCCTACAAGAGGGTTATCAAGTGCTCAACTTGGGTTTGCAATTGAGCCTACAACACCAACATATGAAGATGCCAAATCCAGTTTTGATGACTTTGAATTTGATACTAGTGGGCGTTTCAGTCTTATTAGCAACAACACTGAAACGTACCAGAATTTTGAGAACCCATTAGAACATCAACTGCAACAACAAAAGCAAGAAAGACAGAGTGAGGATTCACTTTCACTTCCAACAATGGCATTTGCTGATGAGTTGTTTAGTGATGGCAAAGTACTCCCACAATCACCTCTCAAGCTTCCACCACGCCTTCAAAATGTTAACAACAAAAGTGGCAACCAAAGCCCAGCTGGGTCACCCCCTCGGTCGCCAGGTTCGGGTATTAAGCTCTCGTTTTCTCGCCGGAGCAAGTGGAATGATGATTTTGATCCATTCATGGTGGCTCTGGAGAATGTAAgggaagaaaagagagggaaaacaCAAGGACACAATAATAGGCGGGCTCGGTCCCTTTCGCCATTGCGGGCCGCAAGACCACAAGAGTCCAATTACTCGACGGGCTCGATCCACCATCAAGACAAGAAATTGGGCCCCCAAATTCCAATGGAGCATGAGTCCAATGGCTCTGCTTGTGCTACATTGAACAATCCCCATGAGCCAATAGAACAAgtaggcccaagcccaaagaagCTGGCAGAGCCCAAGGGGTTGTCATTTGCAAGACAAGTGAGACTTGTGAAAATGGATCATGAAATTCCTAGCAAGCCCAACATGACTACACCTTCAGGCCCCACTGTGGAAGCTGAAGAGAGTGGTAAAGAAATTGGAGGGTCATTTACAAGGGAAAATAAGaggcagaaaataaagaaattccTATTCAGGAGTGCATCAGTAAGAGAGCAAAATGTAGCCCAATGCAATGAGGACAAAAAGGTGGCTAAAGTTGCTAAGATGACTGTGATACAATACAGGCCAAGGCTTCTTCTATGCATGGGCTTTGGGGCAAAGTATGTGGAGTGA